In a single window of the Stegostoma tigrinum isolate sSteTig4 chromosome 49, sSteTig4.hap1, whole genome shotgun sequence genome:
- the LOC132207483 gene encoding trichohyalin-like, with translation METRQHKGTRIKPEPQYKFTIEDDDDDDEEEVCEFDTYDLDQNKRQRQEVKTEKDENERRQEEEDRQWQEEKERKRQEVEEDEEEVCSFSQDDEQERDQVEWREEISMFESEEEEEEEEEMDELVSLESEEESSDRESEEKRIEEESQKRKMAEERKRMEEEEKRQYQEMDESKVKDNENQMKMEQDDNIEQEDKETLKKEEKLEEERKQLKEGLKKEEGKDTLDKEDKEEPKETLEAEEKIKREERKEIEEWEEEVKKEEGGECDTVKASEGGEKEDSSNEEEEGKQIGDTHELKSEEKEKKEEKEKKNMEKEIKTEEKDKLEEVKGIPLEEKEKEKEEIEEEKIMKEEDMEMEKEEKERMEDKMRIKGKGPMGEKEETEVGEKVGQEEIDEGKVGEEGIEIEEEGKMREEEIEEGKDEEIMREEDKEEIEEEEKMGEEEKEGTEDKETIQEKEDIEEEVKMEEEEKKEMQEPEKMNEVEKMQKGKAERRLQMEGKKEETEREEKIEKEGMKMNEEEEEREMAVEDEERKELSEVREKEEGTHEMEEDLDSKVGKKLKNKIEDEIMRRLEEELVKLKLEEKMKQNLEEEIKVKLEEEKLKMTEEMKRKLEEEMKYEIEKEIKRKLEDEKKRMEEELTRKIKQEMKFKIEEAIGKKNRMEEEKLCRKLMERKERKRRKEEEQKKKEEERKRKDKQLQEGKEEVIAYNPEVEKKAKEEKEKRKEHLGKMKEKDEAKHNVKEDLRRRTEGVRALEKKNVKRNMEEARNAEHRAAKKEYIQEKMSDKSKDRRQVDTEVDHRVDTKRMVEEAEERVCPKGGGVEGGVQKNIKMEQLPKKSKANWSDVKQNGSVASKVPVFPVSTSPSRSQLHRSFQPSSRMTNTTLPTSAMPFAVAPCLPTPAMLTYVQKAPCPSHASKRLHQCPLVSEVKRWSLLRNELEAFYELFKLFSEPPAHDVINIHNLCMGLRTMDIELTESKLCELLTLLDVNGDKQVCFEDFLEFVTDTDRFLRYFAQLPDSCDCPRSQKGLLTDTVFFRILAEILRLGELSVDSTKHIVRYYFTKKKAGIKDQREKKASGDVQVPSFMGMTLHRLVHYIDILEPVDSYDESPLTQQQVDAFREFYEFFDRNNQGNIDNVSLLKIMNSLSIYVNNQLVPVPLQFLAVNEGRDVTFHDFLGIMCDTGTFSQFLDQAQDANCQVWNAAEIFTTEALFFDVITKSLQSPLLDARAATNIMSYYHQKFKGSLVQCQDHTGRSEDNAGQSLQDISREASAAYSGKLHPRDSIDTMDVSSVQDTQGKSQARRSEAFQKRFQKALQNPNFNTIFSQYSWTWKMEEAGRNKRLEHMKKGKGKISMVK, from the coding sequence aTGGAGACCAGGCAACACAAAGGGACAAGAATTAAGCCTGAACCTCAATATAAATTCACAATTGAAGATGACGATGATGACGATGAAGAAGAAGTGTGTGAGTTTGACACGTATGATCTGGATCAAAACAAAAGGCAGCGGCAAGAGGTGAAAACGGAAAAGGATGAGAACGAGAGACGTCAGGAAGAGGAAGACAGGCAATGGCaggaggaaaaagaaagaaagaggcaGGAGGTGGAAGAGGACGAAGAAGAAGTCTGTAGCTTCAGCCAAGATGATGAGCAGGAGAGGGACCAAGTGGAGTGGCGAGAAGAGATATCCATGTTCgaaagtgaggaggaagaggaggaagaggaggaaatgGATGAGTTAGTCAGCCTGGAATCTGAAGAGGAGTCGTCAGACAGAGAAAGTGAAGAGAAGAGAATTGAGGAGGAGAGTCAAAAGAGAAAGATGgctgaagagagaaaaagaatggaAGAGGAAGAGAAGAGACAATATCAAGAGATGGATGAGAGTAAGGTGAAGGACAATGAAAATCAGATGAAAATGGAACAAGATGACAATATAGAACAGGAAGACAAAGAAACATTGAAAAAAGAAGAGAAATTGGAAGAAGAGAGAAAGCAGTTGAAAGAGGGACTCAAAAAGGAAGAAGGAAAAGACACATTGGACAAAGAAGACAAAGAGGAACCGAAGGAGACTTTGGAAGCTGAAGAGAAAATCAAaagggaagaaaggaaggaaatagAGGAGTGGGAAGAGGAAGTAAAAAAGGAAGAGGGAGGAGAATGTGATACGGTCAAAGCGTCTGAAGGTGGGGAGAAAGAGGACAGCAGTAATGAAGAGGAAGAGGGCAAGCAAATAGGAGACACACATGAACTTAAATCTGAGGAAAAAGAGAAGAAAGAGGAGAAGGAGAAAAAGAAcatggaaaaagaaataaaaacggAAGAGAAGGACAAATTGGAAGAGGTAAAAGGAATACCTTtggaagagaaggagaaagagaaagaggagaTTGAAGAAGAGAAAATTATGAAGGAGGAAGACATGGAGatggaaaaggaagagaaagaaaggatgGAAGATAAAATGAGGATAAAAGGCAAAGGACCGATGGGAGAGAAAGAGGAAACAGAAGTGGGAGAAAAGGTGGGACAGGAAGAGATAGATGAAGGAAAGGTGGGAGAGGAGGGGATAGAGATAGAAGAGGAAGGAAAGATGAGAGAGGAAGAGATAGAAGAAGGAAAAGATGAGGAAATTATGAGGGAAGAAGACAAAGAGGAGATAGAAGAGGAAGAAAAGAtgggagaggaggagaaagagggCACAGAGGACAAAGAAACAATACAAGAGAAAGAGGACATAGAAGAGGAAGTAAAGATGGAGGAAGAAGAGAAAAAGGAAATGCAAGAGCCAGAAAAGATGAACGAAGTGGAGAAAATGCAAAAAGGAAAGGCAGAAAGAAGACTGCAAATGGAAGGGAAGAAAGAAGAAACGGAAAGAGAAGAGAAAAttgaaaaagaggggatgaaaatGAACGAGGAggaagaggaaagagaaatggCAGTTGAAGATGAGGAAAGAAAAGAATTGAGTGAGGTGAGAGAGAAGGAAGAGGGGACACATGAGATGGAGGAAGATTTGGATAGCAAAGTAGGAAAAAAACTGAAGAATAAGATAGAGGATGAAATAATGCGCAGATTGGAAGAAGAATTAGTGAAGCTTAAGCTGGAGGAGAAGATGAAGCAGAATTTGGAGGAAGAGATTAAAGTGAAGCTGGAGGAAGAGAAACTGAAGATGACTGAAGAGATGAAACGTAAGTTGGAAGAAGAGATGAAATATGAAATAGAGAAAGAGATTAAGCGCAAGTTAGAGGATGAGAAGAAACGGATGGAAGAGGAGTTAACAAGAAAGATAAAGCAAGAGATGAAATTTAAGATTGAAGAAGCTATAGGGAAAAAAAATAGAATGGAAGAAGAGAAGTTATGCAGGAAGCTAATGGAAagaaaagagaggaagagaagaaaagaggaagagcagaagaaaaaggaggaagagagaaagagaaaagataaGCAGTTGcaagaaggaaaggaagaagtGATAGCCTATAATCCGGAGGTAGAGAAGAAGGCAAAAGAGgagaaagagaagagaaaagAACACTTGGGGAAGATGAAGGAGAAGGATGAGGCAAAACACAATGTGAAAGAAGACTTGAGGAGAAGGACTGAAGGTGTGAGAGCATTGGAGAAGAAGAATGTGAAGAGGAACATGGAGGAAGCAAGAAATGCAGAGCATAGAGCAGCCAAGAAGGAATACATACAGGAGAAAATGAGTGATAAGAGCAAAGACAGAAGACAGGTGGACACTGAGGTGGATCATAGGGTAGACACAAAGAGGATGGTTGAAGAAGCGGAGGAAAGAGTATGTCCTAAGGGTGGGGGAGTAGAGGGTGGTGTGCAGAAGAACATCAAAATGGAACAGCTTCCAAAAAAATCAAAGGCAAATTGGTCTGATGTGAAGCAAAATGGTTCAGTTGCCTCAAAAGTTCCAGTTTTCCCTGTCTCCACTTCCCCATCAAGATCCCAGCTGCATAGATCCTTCCAGCCAAGCTCTCGTATGACAAATACCACCTTGCCAACATCTGCCATGCCATTTGCTGTGGCCCCTTGCCTACCGACCCCTGCAATGCTCACATACGTTCAGAAAGCTCCGTGTCCCTCCCACGCCAGCAAACGTCTCCACCAGTGCCCCTTGGTCAGTGAGGTCAAAAGGTGGTCCCTGTTAAGGAATGAGTTGGAAGCATTCTATGAACTCTTTAAACTGTTCTCAGAGCCTCCTGCCCACGATGTGATTAACATTCACAATCTGTGTATGGGTCTGCGCACAATGGACATCGAGCTGACCGAGTCAAAGCTTTGTGAGCTGCTCACTCTCCTGGATGTCAACGGAGATAAGCAGGTGTGCTTCGAAGATTTCCTGGAGTTTGTCACAGACACTGACCGGTTCCTCCGTTACTTTGCCCAGCTGCCGGACAGCTGTGACTGCCCAAGGTCTCAGAAAGGACTCCTGACTGACACCGTGTTTTTTAGGATCCTAGCAGAGATCTTACGCTTAGGTGAGCTCTCTGTCGACTCGACCAAGCACATTGTCAGGTATTATTTCACCAAGAAGAAAGCTGGCATCAAAGATCAGAGGGAAAAGAAGGCCAGTGGGGATGTACAGGTACCTAGTTTCATGGGCATGACCCTTCACCGTCTAGTCCATTACATAGATATCCTGGAACCAGTTGACAGCTACGACGAGTCCCCTCTTACCCAGCAACAGGTGGATGCCTTTCGGGAGTTCTATGAGTTCTTTGACAGAAATAACCAAGGCAACATTGACAACGTCTCGCTGCTGAAAATCATGAACTCATTGTCCATCTATGTGAACAACCAGCTGGTCCCAGTTCCTTTGCAGTTTCTGGCGGTGAATGAAGGCAGAGATGTCACTTTCCATGATTTCCTGGGCATCATGTGTGACACGGGCACCTTCAGCCAATTCCTGGACCAGGCGCAGGATGCCAACTGCCAGGTATGGAATGCAGCAGAGATTTTCACCACCGAAGCTCTGTTCTTTGACGTGATCACGAAAAGCCTACAATCTCCACTGCTTGATGCCAGGGCAGCCACCAACATCATGAGCTACTACCATCAAAAGTTCAAGGGCTCACTAGTACAGTGCCAGGACCACACTGGAAGATCTGAGGACAATGCTGGACAGTCACTGCAGGATATATCAAGGGAGGCATCAGCAGCCTACAGTGGTAAACTACACCCAAGAGACAGCATCGACACGATGGATGTAAGCTCAGTGCAGGACACTCAAGGGAAGTCGCAAGCCAGGAGATCCGAAGCTTTCCAGAAGCGATTCCAAAAAGCCCTCCAAAACCCCAACTTCAACACAATCTTCAGCCAGTATTCCTGGACATGGAAAATGGAGGAAGCAGGACGAAACAAACGACTGGAGCACATGAAGAAAGGAAAGGGGAAAATTTCTATGGTGAAGTGA